From Candidatus Omnitrophota bacterium, the proteins below share one genomic window:
- a CDS encoding L-fucokinase — MASFMGNYDFSLANHKRKIWSAIAVTAASAEQARAYRQELLLRQKRGVIPEETILLAVPDPSSARVGSGGATLNALVAVAEYLSAQAGRSFIDPEVISSSHILILHSGGDSQRIPSCSVCGKAFSTLPALGEDGELLTPLDLLLDALSRVCASSPPGFFAASGDVMLLIPEDDLDWSRPGATGLAIPADLSYGPKHGVYKLKDGSSQVEAFFQKEPEETLRQAGAVRPGGSVLVDSGVVYFCGETTKTLLNLHVAPPLDACTYLGVDNGAVPLRFELYSDILLCMAQNAERETYIGDPASPALRRARELLWNSLHTVPFHAAVSQAGVFAHLGTTREYVDMFVADSPLREHYHLTEKVQSYIEPPATADGAALVNSLLAGSGSVQKNAVIEHSELRGGWNIGESAFVSGLRPRSDLIVLDNIAVQEIQLLPGAEDNERHVIAVIGVDDSVKCPIQNHQATYLNKPWSDFLQRTGLALEEIWPCVEPEKRTLWNARLFPMIAPGDSGETVLWLQHPASPSGEMLRRWRNAERLSFADIQRLANPEAEFLWRRKLTHKMDRLRMGIVLSERRDECLLPIFARCARENHLDALHALDGALSSAPFDAAARTLSSIADLLAAFAGNRAGLRSGPARNVAWKQGFRLLEQGAMAEAAAVLAEERKHWLGSPEFLMRAARHYEGAAQVLIRKTVETASIQQTPCPPAVIGEWSIAEIPARVDLAGGWSDTPPITFEHGGAVVNAAVKVDGEKPIGAKVRRLDEPIVKIMQDDFDAPLLCRSLSDLSTYAQPLAPGALVKAAILCAGIVSLSSSQPLSEQLQQRGGGLEIHTWSRLPTGSGLGTSSILAAALFAALGKTIGFRYDNESLVHAVLRLEQMLTTGGGWQDQAGGLYPGVKITRSSASIPLHVESKPIPLSDDFRRTLNAHWMLIYTGRTRLARNLLQDVIRRWYARIPEMVRVVDDLVRNAEAMRQALAASDLEAVGSALDNYWEQKKRIAGGVEPANVAEMLAMLRPHIYGAALTGAGGGGFMILIAKEPRTKDKMRDILHPLKDSRSLTYHDIELDGEGLVIA; from the coding sequence ATGGCGTCATTCATGGGAAATTACGATTTCAGCCTTGCGAACCATAAAAGAAAAATTTGGTCGGCTATCGCCGTAACCGCCGCTAGCGCGGAACAAGCGCGCGCCTATCGCCAGGAATTGCTCCTGCGCCAAAAACGGGGCGTTATTCCCGAAGAGACGATTCTGCTTGCGGTTCCCGATCCATCGTCGGCGCGCGTTGGCAGCGGCGGCGCCACGCTGAACGCCTTGGTGGCCGTAGCGGAATATCTTTCGGCTCAAGCGGGGCGCTCTTTCATCGATCCGGAAGTTATTTCTTCGTCGCATATTCTCATTCTGCATTCCGGCGGCGACAGCCAGCGCATTCCTTCTTGCTCCGTCTGCGGCAAAGCCTTCTCCACTCTGCCAGCGTTGGGAGAGGACGGCGAATTGTTGACGCCGCTCGATCTCTTGCTGGATGCGCTCTCTCGCGTTTGCGCCTCATCGCCGCCGGGATTTTTCGCCGCCAGCGGCGACGTAATGCTCCTCATTCCGGAAGACGATTTGGATTGGTCGCGTCCGGGCGCGACGGGATTGGCTATTCCCGCCGATTTATCCTATGGTCCCAAGCATGGCGTCTATAAACTTAAAGACGGTTCCTCTCAGGTCGAAGCCTTTTTCCAAAAAGAACCGGAGGAAACCTTGCGCCAAGCGGGCGCCGTTCGTCCCGGCGGCTCCGTCCTCGTCGACAGCGGCGTCGTTTATTTTTGCGGCGAAACCACGAAAACCTTGCTGAATCTGCACGTCGCGCCGCCGTTGGACGCTTGCACTTATTTAGGAGTGGACAACGGCGCCGTTCCCTTGCGCTTCGAACTCTACTCCGACATTCTCCTCTGCATGGCGCAAAACGCCGAGAGGGAAACCTATATTGGCGATCCCGCCTCTCCCGCTTTGCGCCGCGCGCGCGAGTTGTTATGGAATTCCCTTCATACGGTTCCCTTTCATGCCGCCGTATCGCAAGCCGGCGTCTTCGCTCACTTGGGAACGACGCGGGAATACGTCGATATGTTCGTCGCCGATTCACCACTTCGGGAACATTACCATTTGACGGAGAAAGTCCAATCCTACATCGAGCCTCCCGCAACGGCGGACGGCGCCGCACTCGTCAACAGCCTTCTCGCCGGAAGCGGCTCCGTGCAGAAAAACGCCGTCATCGAGCATTCCGAATTGCGCGGCGGTTGGAATATCGGTGAAAGCGCTTTCGTTTCGGGATTGCGTCCTCGTTCGGACTTGATCGTGTTGGATAACATCGCGGTTCAAGAGATTCAATTGCTGCCCGGCGCAGAAGATAACGAACGGCATGTCATCGCCGTTATCGGAGTAGACGATAGCGTAAAATGCCCCATTCAAAATCACCAAGCCACCTACCTGAATAAGCCCTGGAGCGATTTCCTGCAACGAACCGGCCTTGCGCTGGAAGAAATATGGCCTTGCGTCGAACCGGAGAAAAGAACGCTTTGGAATGCGCGGCTCTTCCCCATGATCGCGCCGGGCGATTCGGGAGAGACCGTCTTATGGCTGCAACATCCCGCTTCCCCTTCCGGCGAGATGCTGCGCCGCTGGCGCAATGCGGAGCGCCTATCCTTCGCCGACATCCAACGGTTGGCCAATCCGGAAGCGGAATTTCTATGGCGGCGGAAACTGACGCATAAAATGGATCGGCTGCGGATGGGGATTGTCCTCTCCGAACGGCGGGACGAATGCCTGCTGCCCATCTTCGCCCGTTGCGCGCGCGAGAACCATCTGGACGCGCTTCATGCGCTGGATGGGGCATTGTCTTCGGCTCCATTCGACGCGGCGGCGAGAACGCTGTCCAGCATCGCCGACCTGCTGGCCGCCTTCGCGGGCAACCGGGCGGGGCTGCGTTCCGGCCCGGCGCGCAATGTTGCTTGGAAGCAGGGCTTTCGTCTATTGGAACAAGGCGCGATGGCGGAAGCGGCGGCGGTTTTGGCCGAAGAGCGGAAGCATTGGCTGGGCAGTCCCGAATTTCTCATGCGCGCCGCCCGCCATTACGAAGGCGCGGCGCAGGTTTTGATCCGCAAGACGGTCGAGACGGCTTCCATCCAGCAAACGCCCTGTCCCCCCGCCGTTATAGGCGAATGGTCTATCGCCGAAATTCCCGCCCGCGTCGATCTCGCGGGAGGCTGGTCGGATACGCCGCCGATAACCTTCGAGCACGGTGGCGCCGTCGTCAACGCGGCGGTGAAAGTGGACGGCGAGAAGCCCATCGGGGCCAAGGTGCGCCGCCTTGACGAACCAATCGTCAAGATCATGCAGGATGATTTCGACGCTCCCTTGCTCTGCCGTTCTCTCTCCGATTTATCTACTTACGCCCAACCGTTGGCGCCGGGCGCGTTGGTTAAAGCGGCGATTCTCTGCGCGGGAATCGTCTCGCTCTCGTCTTCGCAGCCGCTTTCGGAGCAGCTGCAACAACGAGGCGGTGGATTGGAAATTCATACCTGGTCGCGCCTGCCCACCGGTTCGGGATTGGGAACGAGCAGCATCCTGGCGGCGGCGCTCTTCGCGGCGTTGGGAAAGACGATCGGCTTCCGTTACGATAACGAGAGCCTCGTCCACGCCGTTCTCCGCCTGGAACAAATGCTGACTACCGGCGGCGGCTGGCAGGACCAGGCGGGAGGGCTTTATCCCGGCGTGAAAATCACCCGCTCCTCCGCCTCTATTCCCCTGCACGTCGAAAGCAAACCGATCCCGTTGTCGGACGATTTCCGGCGGACGTTGAACGCCCACTGGATGTTGATCTACACCGGCCGCACCCGTCTGGCGCGCAACCTGCTTCAGGACGTGATTCGCCGCTGGTATGCCCGAATTCCGGAAATGGTGCGCGTCGTGGACGATCTCGTTCGCAATGCGGAAGCGATGCGCCAAGCCTTAGCCGCTTCCGATTTGGAAGCCGTCGGCTCGGCGCTAGACAATTATTGGGAGCAAAAGAAGCGCATAGCGGGCGGCGTCGAACCGGCGAACGTGGCGGAAATGCTGGCTATGCTGCGGCCTCATATCTACGGCGCCGCGCTCACCGGCGCAGGTGGGGGCGGTTTTATGATTCTTATTGCGAAGGAACCGCGAACTAAGGATAAGATGCGCGATATTCTCCATCCCCTCAAAGACAGCCGGTCCTTGACTTATCATGATATCGAATTGGATGGAGAAGGATTGGTTATTGCATAA
- a CDS encoding SpoIIE family protein phosphatase produces MEEKTLILIVDDEDDIRENLRDFAEFKGFEVVEASNGRQALDLLDRHWPQLILSDLMMPDVTGLQLLQELMNRGVDIPVVIMTAFGTMEYAVEAMKSGAADFVTKPIDLTYLLKVMERVLKRSAMEQKIKEQQRQLEEDLNHAAVIQRSMLPEPFETPNFSFHYRFHPLIAIGGDYLTLHQFNSRKFAVALYDVSGHGVSAALTASLAHNHLLRLLAEDLPPSRTVDLLNRFVDRKMVKSSMFITMVVSVIDCEKGILTLCNAGHPDVLIWKRNKDILELVSSHIPPIGLCENILSDQNETRIEIESGDRLMFYTDGVTEARNPQNVMLGKNGLKEMAAKHCRLLPEAFLRQFFLDLNEYQAGEADDDMTFVVVDIK; encoded by the coding sequence ATGGAAGAAAAAACGTTAATTCTCATCGTCGATGATGAAGACGACATCCGGGAAAACCTTCGCGACTTCGCCGAATTCAAAGGATTTGAAGTCGTCGAAGCCTCGAACGGCCGGCAAGCGCTGGATCTGTTGGATCGCCATTGGCCGCAATTGATACTATCCGACCTGATGATGCCGGACGTAACCGGCTTGCAACTCTTGCAAGAATTGATGAATCGCGGCGTGGATATTCCCGTCGTCATCATGACCGCCTTCGGGACGATGGAATACGCCGTCGAAGCTATGAAGAGCGGCGCGGCGGATTTCGTTACCAAGCCCATCGATCTTACGTATTTACTAAAAGTTATGGAAAGGGTGTTGAAACGCAGCGCGATGGAACAAAAGATCAAGGAACAGCAGCGGCAATTGGAAGAGGATTTGAATCACGCCGCCGTCATTCAACGCAGCATGTTGCCCGAACCGTTCGAGACGCCTAACTTCTCGTTCCATTACCGGTTTCACCCCCTCATCGCCATCGGCGGGGATTATCTCACGCTGCATCAATTCAATTCCCGCAAGTTCGCCGTCGCCTTATATGACGTCAGCGGCCACGGCGTATCCGCCGCTTTAACGGCCAGCCTCGCCCACAATCATCTTCTGCGTCTCTTGGCGGAAGACCTGCCGCCTTCCCGCACCGTCGATTTGCTGAATCGCTTCGTCGATCGAAAGATGGTGAAATCGAGCATGTTCATCACGATGGTGGTTTCCGTCATCGATTGCGAGAAGGGGATTCTGACTCTATGCAATGCGGGGCATCCCGATGTTTTGATTTGGAAGAGAAATAAAGATATCCTGGAATTGGTCTCCTCGCATATACCGCCCATCGGCCTTTGCGAGAATATTTTAAGCGACCAGAATGAAACCCGGATCGAAATCGAATCGGGCGACCGGTTGATGTTCTACACCGACGGCGTCACGGAAGCCCGCAACCCTCAGAACGTTATGCTAGGGAAGAACGGCCTGAAAGAGATGGCGGCGAAGCATTGCCGCCTGCTTCCCGAAGCGTTTCTGCGTCAGTTCTTCCTCGATCTAAACGAATATCAAGCTGGCGAAGCCGATGACGATATGACCTTCGTCGTCGTGGATATCAAGTAG
- the mutL gene encoding DNA mismatch repair endonuclease MutL, with product MADRRIPLENNAAERCAKSMAFSRRKEYQSVSMIQILPPEVANRIAAGEVVERPASVARELIDNAVDAGAKRIDVEVEDGGLRLIRVTDNGCGMSPDDAALCVKRHATSKIRTSDDLASIHTKGFRGEALAAIASVSRFEIKTRRAEDELGSLAQVEGGVERPIKPTGAAAGTSVTVRDLFYNTPARRKFLKKPLTEQGHVLAAITWNALAHENIHFTYAQNGRRTLDLPAAGNRPERIKQLFGKDILENLIPVSLDSPVISVSGLISRPTLTRNGAQHIFFFVNDRYIKDRLLHRAMMNGYRNLLPAGRFPAAFLYFEIDPREIDVNVHPTKQEIKFSREDAVFSAVYGAIRQAWDVREEARKETQTIFDSLKQEKDAPIPAPPRSRFGAQILQMGAEWMREEDKPEKPIAPPLSRYSEVEKQEEPAAAPETIHPSADTIPPAAVPRREVETPPAIAKQESPPTIAPRESLSQLNRKPLADAIERPSLDNALGDLLPQEKKPEDLLIPRSLEEAGVLLVRGQLLNSYILAESADGLYIIDQHAAHERLLFEKYLTRSQNASLASQTLLFPLTMDFSPEDAALVEEHREVFKNLGFDIEPFGPRTFAIHSIPSPLGDQQAEEFIKDFLGEAMREGSLKEKQDRALHTLACKTAVKFGDPLPPEEMQAIVRGLEKIPRRNVCPHGRPAVLFVSDNSLRRAFKRMGF from the coding sequence ATGGCGGACCGTCGGATTCCGCTGGAGAATAATGCCGCGGAACGCTGCGCCAAATCAATGGCCTTCTCGCGCCGAAAGGAATATCAATCCGTTTCCATGATCCAGATTCTGCCTCCGGAAGTAGCCAATCGCATCGCGGCGGGCGAGGTGGTCGAACGGCCCGCCTCCGTGGCGCGGGAACTGATCGACAACGCCGTCGACGCCGGAGCCAAACGCATCGATGTGGAAGTGGAGGATGGCGGCCTAAGACTGATCCGCGTTACGGACAACGGCTGCGGAATGTCCCCCGATGACGCCGCCCTCTGCGTCAAACGTCACGCCACTAGCAAAATCCGCACTTCGGACGATCTCGCTTCGATTCATACTAAAGGCTTCCGGGGAGAAGCGCTGGCGGCCATCGCTTCCGTCTCCCGCTTCGAAATCAAAACCCGGCGCGCCGAAGACGAATTGGGTTCTTTGGCCCAAGTGGAAGGCGGCGTGGAACGCCCGATTAAACCAACCGGCGCGGCGGCGGGAACCTCCGTCACCGTACGCGATCTTTTCTACAATACGCCTGCGCGCCGCAAATTCCTCAAAAAGCCCCTTACGGAGCAAGGGCACGTTCTCGCCGCCATCACCTGGAACGCCTTGGCTCACGAAAATATCCATTTCACCTACGCGCAAAATGGACGCCGCACTCTCGACCTTCCCGCCGCAGGCAACCGCCCCGAACGCATCAAACAACTTTTCGGCAAAGATATTTTGGAAAACCTGATTCCCGTCAGCCTGGATTCGCCCGTGATTTCCGTCTCCGGCTTGATCTCCCGTCCAACGCTTACCCGCAATGGAGCGCAGCATATCTTTTTTTTCGTCAACGACCGCTACATCAAAGACCGCTTGCTTCATCGGGCTATGATGAACGGCTACCGCAACCTGCTCCCCGCCGGACGCTTTCCCGCCGCCTTTCTCTATTTCGAAATCGATCCCCGCGAAATCGATGTGAACGTTCATCCCACGAAGCAGGAAATCAAGTTCTCCCGCGAGGACGCCGTCTTCTCCGCTGTTTACGGCGCCATCCGCCAGGCGTGGGATGTGCGCGAAGAGGCGCGCAAGGAGACGCAAACCATCTTCGATTCGTTGAAGCAGGAAAAAGACGCTCCCATCCCCGCTCCGCCCCGCTCGCGCTTCGGCGCCCAAATTCTCCAAATGGGCGCGGAATGGATGCGCGAGGAAGATAAACCAGAGAAACCGATCGCCCCTCCGCTATCGCGTTATAGCGAAGTGGAAAAACAGGAAGAACCGGCAGCGGCGCCGGAAACGATTCATCCTTCCGCTGATACGATCCCGCCAGCAGCCGTCCCGCGGCGCGAAGTGGAAACGCCGCCCGCCATTGCGAAGCAAGAATCGCCGCCAACCATCGCGCCTAGGGAATCGTTGTCGCAATTGAATCGAAAACCATTAGCGGATGCGATCGAACGCCCTTCCTTGGATAACGCCTTGGGCGATCTTCTGCCGCAGGAAAAAAAGCCGGAGGATTTACTTATTCCCCGTTCGTTGGAAGAGGCGGGCGTATTGCTGGTGCGGGGGCAATTGCTGAACAGTTACATCCTGGCGGAATCGGCAGACGGCCTTTATATCATCGACCAGCACGCCGCCCACGAGCGTCTTCTCTTCGAAAAATATCTGACGCGATCCCAAAACGCTTCCCTAGCCAGCCAAACTTTGCTGTTTCCGCTCACGATGGATTTTAGCCCCGAAGACGCCGCCCTGGTCGAGGAACATCGGGAAGTTTTCAAGAATTTGGGATTCGACATCGAACCTTTCGGACCAAGAACTTTTGCGATCCATTCCATCCCTTCCCCGCTTGGCGACCAGCAAGCGGAGGAATTCATCAAGGATTTTTTGGGCGAAGCGATGCGCGAAGGCAGCCTAAAGGAAAAGCAGGATAGAGCGCTGCATACGCTGGCCTGCAAGACGGCGGTCAAATTCGGCGATCCTTTGCCGCCGGAAGAGATGCAGGCCATTGTGCGGGGTTTGGAAAAAATTCCCCGCCGCAACGTCTGCCCGCATGGACGCCCCGCCGTTCTTTTCGTTTCCGACAACAGCCTGCGCCGCGCCTTCAAACGAATGGGATTTTAA
- a CDS encoding dockerin type I domain-containing protein, giving the protein MALRTRIMAFANCLWAGAAALLLFASSAFASDRPVVFELYTMGAGCADCAYAEEAARKLREEYSADDVVIMTFPLDGENLIPAAISRLKIDYKQTDLTKLPAAFFNGVSKILGAKKGIETAYRSNIESRLLLSSSWKMSAVMEFAGARLTSSASVSTNAAPSHALDLYCALVQSMAVAPPLARDFIKAAVVASASFAAEVSFDNPNPDGCEGVEVFWLLQDPSSMEILQAARSFNLSMTPTPTPTATPTATPTFTPTPTATITPTATRTPTMTPTPTPSFTPTFTPTPTPTSTSTPTNTSTATPTFTPSSTPTPTPTSTPTITPTFTNTPTITPTATATYTPAPTATFTVTPTLTPFASSPGDINGDNAIDVLDLYHFAYYWKERGGRGDLNRDGVVDRKDLFIFMRIKNYFSL; this is encoded by the coding sequence ATGGCTTTGCGAACGAGAATCATGGCTTTTGCGAATTGTTTATGGGCGGGAGCGGCGGCGCTGCTGTTGTTCGCCTCGAGCGCCTTCGCCAGCGATCGGCCTGTGGTTTTCGAATTGTATACGATGGGGGCGGGATGCGCGGATTGCGCTTACGCCGAAGAGGCGGCGCGGAAGCTGCGGGAGGAGTATTCGGCGGACGATGTGGTCATAATGACCTTTCCGCTGGATGGCGAGAATCTCATTCCCGCCGCCATCTCGCGCTTGAAAATCGATTACAAGCAGACCGATCTCACGAAATTGCCCGCCGCGTTCTTCAATGGCGTCAGCAAAATCCTGGGCGCGAAAAAAGGCATCGAAACGGCGTATCGCAGCAATATCGAGTCGCGCCTGCTTCTTTCCTCTTCCTGGAAAATGTCCGCTGTGATGGAATTCGCCGGCGCCCGATTGACTTCTTCCGCAAGCGTTTCGACGAATGCGGCGCCTTCTCATGCGCTTGATCTTTATTGCGCGCTGGTTCAAAGCATGGCGGTCGCGCCGCCGTTGGCGCGGGATTTTATTAAAGCCGCTGTTGTCGCTTCCGCTTCCTTCGCCGCCGAGGTTTCTTTCGATAATCCCAATCCTGATGGATGCGAGGGCGTGGAAGTTTTTTGGCTGCTTCAGGATCCCTCGTCGATGGAAATACTCCAGGCGGCGCGGTCGTTCAATCTCTCCATGACGCCGACTCCCACGCCCACGGCAACGCCAACCGCCACGCCGACTTTTACGCCAACGCCCACAGCGACGATAACGCCCACAGCGACTCGAACGCCAACCATGACGCCCACGCCGACGCCGAGTTTCACGCCGACGTTTACCCCGACTCCCACGCCGACGAGTACTTCTACTCCAACGAATACGTCCACCGCCACGCCGACATTCACTCCCTCATCCACGCCAACGCCAACGCCGACATCGACGCCCACGATTACGCCGACATTTACTAATACGCCCACCATTACGCCGACGGCGACGGCGACATATACTCCCGCGCCGACGGCGACGTTTACCGTCACTCCCACGTTGACGCCGTTCGCCTCATCGCCAGGAGATATTAACGGCGATAACGCAATCGATGTTCTCGATCTCTATCATTTCGCCTATTATTGGAAAGAACGCGGGGGCCGGGGGGATTTGAATCGCGACGGCGTGGTGGACCGGAAGGATTTGTTTATCTTTATGCGAATTAAAAATTATTTTTCGCTTTAG